A stretch of the Bacillus sp. FJAT-18017 genome encodes the following:
- a CDS encoding D-alanine--D-alanine ligase, producing the protein MKTKLGLLYGGKSAEHKVSMQTALAVIKALDIEKFDIYPIYITVDGNWVKGEQLLGPVESIEELEFKPLEEASQFDPSIFKGADGNNLDVIFPLLHGPNGEDGTVQGLLELLNLPYVGNGVLASAAGMDKVIMKNIFAEAGLGQVDYTSFIRSEWETGREAAYEKVEEKLGYPCFVKPANLGSSVGISKCRNRVELDNAFAEAFIFDRKIIVEVGVTAREIEVAVLGNDNPEVSVAGEIVPKKDFYDYKAKYEDGNTALIIPAELGNDKYSRMKDMAVKAFKALDCSGLVRADFFLTENGTVLINEVNTMPGFTPFSMFPLLWKHTGIEYPELIEKLVNLALERHAEKQTIKYTF; encoded by the coding sequence ATGAAGACCAAACTTGGCTTGTTATACGGCGGGAAATCCGCAGAACATAAAGTGTCAATGCAAACCGCACTGGCTGTCATCAAAGCACTTGATATTGAGAAATTCGACATTTACCCCATCTACATAACCGTAGATGGGAATTGGGTAAAGGGTGAACAATTGCTGGGCCCGGTCGAATCAATCGAAGAGCTTGAATTTAAACCTCTAGAGGAAGCAAGCCAGTTTGACCCATCAATTTTTAAGGGAGCAGATGGAAATAACCTTGATGTCATTTTCCCTCTATTGCATGGCCCGAATGGGGAAGATGGCACCGTTCAAGGGCTGCTTGAGCTGCTTAATCTTCCGTATGTCGGAAATGGGGTGCTTGCGTCGGCTGCGGGTATGGATAAAGTCATCATGAAAAATATTTTTGCAGAGGCAGGCCTAGGCCAGGTTGATTATACTTCATTCATCCGCAGTGAATGGGAAACCGGTAGAGAAGCCGCATATGAAAAGGTAGAGGAAAAGCTGGGGTACCCATGTTTTGTAAAGCCGGCTAACCTCGGTTCCAGTGTCGGTATTAGCAAATGCAGAAACCGTGTGGAACTCGATAATGCCTTTGCAGAGGCGTTCATATTTGATCGCAAGATAATTGTTGAAGTCGGTGTTACAGCAAGGGAAATTGAAGTAGCTGTCCTTGGGAATGATAATCCGGAGGTTTCGGTTGCGGGTGAAATTGTACCTAAAAAGGACTTTTATGATTACAAAGCCAAGTATGAGGACGGCAATACAGCATTGATAATCCCTGCTGAACTAGGCAATGACAAATACAGCAGGATGAAGGATATGGCTGTCAAAGCGTTCAAGGCGCTTGATTGCTCAGGGCTTGTACGGGCGGATTTCTTCCTGACAGAGAATGGCACAGTCCTGATTAATGAAGTAAATACAATGCCGGGGTTCACGCCATTCAGTATGTTCCCTCTTCTATGGAAGCATACAGGAATTGAATACCCTGAGCTTATTGAAAAACTTGTGAATCTGGCGCTGGAAAGGCATGCCGAGAAGCAGACGATTAAATACACTTTTTAG